GACCGGGTCGTTCGGGGAGGGAGCGGTGGTCGACCTGTCGGAGACCAACTGCGAGCGCGTGGTGTCGACGGCGGCCTCGGTTCAGGTTCGCGACGTCGCGTCCGACCCGGAGCTGTCAGCGCGCGCCGGGTTCGTCCGGCAGGGTATCTCTTGTTACGTCGGCGCGCCCGTTGTCGTCGACGGGGAGGTGTACGGGACGTTCTGTTTCTACGACGGCGAGGACAGGCCGGAGCCGTTCTCCGAGTGGGAGGCGACGCTGGTCGACCTGATGGCCCGCTGGGTCGGGTACGAACTGGAGCGCCGGGAGACCCAAGCCGAGATGCGCCGCGAACGCGACCGCCTCGAACAGTTCGCGAGTGTCGTGAGCCACGACCTCCGTAGCCCGCTCAACGTCGCCGCGGGCAACGTCGACCTCGTTCGGGAGTCGGTCGACGACGAACGGCTGGCGCGGACGTCGAAGGCGCTCGACCGCATGGGGGAGCTGATCGCGGACGCGCTCTCGTTCGCCCGCCTCGGCGAGCGCGTCGTCGACGCGGAGGCCGTCGACCTCGACCGCGTGGTCGAGGAGGCGTGGGGGACGACCGCGACGGGCGACGCGACGCTGGCGGCGGCGGCGCTCGGCACCGTCGTCGGCGACGCCTCGCGGATCCGGACGCTGTTCGAGAACCTGTTCCGAAACGCGGTGGAACACGCGGGCGACGCCCCGACCGTGAGGGTCGGCTGGGACGACGACCTCCTCTACGTCGCCGACGACGGATCGGGAATCCCGGAGGAAAAGCGCGAACGGGTCTTCGAGACCGGGTACACGACGAGCAGCGAGGGGACGGGGTTCGGGCTCGGCATCGTCAAGGCGGTGGCCGAGGCCCACGGGTGGACCGTGCGGGCCGCCGCCGCGGACGGCGGCGGCGCGCGGTTCGAGTTCGGCGACGTGGTCCGCCGCCGGGGCGACTGACGCGGAGCCGTCTCTGTCCCCCTCGTCGCCGGCTCGCTCGGGAGCCTTTTTGTCCGTGACCCGCGGAGGGGTCGGCATGGAGACCCGACGCGCGCTGCTCGTCGACGCGTTCGCCGCGGAGCCGCTGGCCGGGAACGCCGCCGGCATCCTCCTCGACGCCGAGGGACTGAGCGACGACCAGATGGCCGCCGTCGCCGCCGAACTCGGTGCCTCGGAAACGGCGTTCCGCACGGACGGCGACGGGGCGACCGACGCGGGGGAGGAGAGCGATGACGGGGAGGCCGTCGACGACCGGCTCCGGTACTTCTCGCCGAGCACGGAGGTCGACCTCTGCGGCCACGCCACGGTCGCGACGTACGGCGCGCTGTTCGCCGAGGGGGCGATCGACGGGGGCGAGCGCACGCTCCGCACGAACGTCGGCGAGCTCACGGTCTCGGTCGACGACGACGGGACCGTCTGGATGCGACAGCAAGCACCGAGCGTGGAGGTCGTCGAGGTCGACGCCGGTCGACTCGGGGCGGCGCTCGGGATCGACCCCGCCGCGCTGCGCGACGTGGGCGCTGACCTCCCCGTCGCGGTCGCGTCGACCGGCCTGCCGTTCCTCGTCGTCCCCGTGAACTTCCTCGAACGCCTCGGCGAGGCCGACCCGGACGACGAGGCGATCGAACGCCTCTCCGAGGAGTTCGACGCGGCGGGCGTGTACGCGTTCACCTTCGACACGCTCGAAGGCGACTCGACGCTCCACGGCCGGGCGTTCGTCCCGTCGCTCGGTATCTCGGAGGACCCGGTCACGGGGACCGCGAGCGGCGCTGTCGGCGGATACCTCCGGCACGTCGACGCGTTCGACGGGGACGAACCGGACGGGCTCCGCTTCGAGCAGGGCCACTTCCTCGACCGGCCGGGGCACGTCCGGGTCCGCGTGGAGGCGGACGGGGTCCGCGTCGGCGGCCGAACGTCGGTCGCGCTCGACGGCGAGATCCGGATCCCCGACGACGACGAGGACGAGATCATCGAGGCGTGAGCCGCCGCGTCGGTCACGTCTCGTCGGTCACGTCCCGTCTGTCACGTCTCGTCGGTCACGTCCCGTCTGTCACGTCTCGTCGATCACGTCCCGTCTGTCACTCTCGTGGGTCGACGGGACGGGGCCGAAGTCGGATCCGGCGGACCGAACGTTTAGGATCGCTCGCGGCGTACGGACCCCCATGGAATTCGACCTTCCGCGCGCGGCAGCGATCCTCGTACTGATCGTCGCAATCGGCGCTGGCGGCCTCATCGGTGCCGGCATGATGCCCCTCCAGACGACGCTGATGATGGTCGTGCCGTCGATGCTCGTCTTCGGGGCGGTCGCGTTCGCGATCGGCGTGAAACACGGCGAGTTCCGGTCGACGCACGCCTGACGCCGGGCCTCGAAGCCGCTACCGTCCCGTCTCGCGGAACCACGGCCCTTTTGAAACGGCGACGCGAACCCGGAGCCGTGCTGCCCGGGTCGCCACTCGTCGAACTGCTGCTGATCGCCGGCGGCGTCGCCCTCCTGTACGCCGGGGCGGAACTGCTCGTGTCCGGCGCGAGCGACCTCGCGCTCGCCGTCGGGCTGAAGGCGTCGACGGTCGGCGTCACCGTCGTGGCGTTCGCGACGACGGCCCCGGAGCTCTTCGTCTCCCTGCTCGGCGCGGTCACGGTGTCGACCGACATCGGGCTCGGCGCGGTCGTCGGCTCGAACGTCGCGAACATCGGACTGGTGTTGGGGGTCTCCGCGCTCATCCGCCCGCTCGACGTCTCCGACACCGTGTTCCGCCGCCACGTCCCGTTCATGGTGCTCGCCGCGCTGCTGCTCGTCGGCCTCGGCTGGGACGGCCGGATCGGGCTCGTCGACGGCGTCGTGCTGCTGGGAGCGCTCGTCGCGTTCACCGCCGCGGTCCTCCGGAACGTCCAGCAGAACCAGTCTGCCATCTCCGAGGCGGAGCGCGACGAGATGCCCGACCCGAAGGCGCGCGACGCCGCGGCCGTCGTCGGCGGCATCGTCGCGCTCGTGCTCGGCTCGCGGTGGCTGATCGACGGGGGCGAGTCGCTGCTGTCGGCCGCGGGCTTCTCCGACATCTTCATCGGGCTCACGGTGCTGGCGCTCGGGACCTCGCTGCCGGAGCTGGCGGCGAGCGTCGTCGCCGCGGTCCGCGACGAGGCGGAGTTCAGCGTCGGCAACGTGGTCGGCTCGAACATCTACAACGTTCTCGCGGTCATCGGGATCGTCGCCGTGGTGACGCCCATCGGCGTCTCCCCCGCCGTCCGCGGGTTCGAGTTCCCCGCGCTCCTCGCGTTCACTGCGGTCGCCGTCGCGATGATGGCGTACGGAGAGCGGATCACCCGCGTCGACGGCGCGGTCCTCGTCGTCGGCTACGGCGTCTTCGTGTACCTGCTGTTGCCGTAGCCGGGATCGCTCCGATGGACCGAGGCGGGATGAAGCGCGAACCGACGGGTATTCGGTCGCGGACGGCCGAGCCGGGGGCGTGATAGCGATCGTCGTCAGCCGTGCCGACAGCGCCTCGGCGCACATCGGCGAGCGGCTCTTGGAGGTCGGCGACTGGGAGGCCCGCGAGGACGGCTCGCTGCCCGACGCCGAGGGGGGCGGGACCTACTACCGGACGGAGGGGTTCGAGCTCCGCGAGTTCGACGACCTCCACATCCGGCTGTCGGACCCGGCCGCCGCGTTCGACCGCGACCCCGAGTTCCTCGCGTTCGTCTCCAGACACTCGGGCGAGACCGGGGAGCTCCTGACCGCGCACGTGACCGGGAACTTCGGCGGTGCCGAGTACGGCGGCGAGCCGGAGTCGCTGGCGCGGGCCGCACCCGGCGCGGAGAAGCGCGTCGTCGAGGCGCTCGCCGAGCGCGCGCCCGAGGGGTACGGGGTCGGCATCGAGTGCACGCACCACGGGCCGACCGACGTCTCCGTCCCCTCGCTGTTCGTCGAACTCGGCTCCGACGAGCCGCAGTGGGAGGACCCCGAGGCGGCCCGAGCGGTCGCGCGGGCGGTCCTCGACCTGCGCGGGACGGGCGCGGATCTGGTCGACGCCGAGACCGGGACCGCCGACGGCGACGCCGCGGCCCGCCCCCGTCACGTCGTCGGCTTCGGCGGCGGCCACTACGCGCCCCGGTTCACCCGGATCGTCCGCGAGACCGAGTGGGCGGTGGGCCACGTCGGGGCCGACTGGGCGCTCGGGGACCTCGGCGCGCCCGAGGCGAACCGCGACGTGATCGACGCCGCCTTCGCGCGGAGCCGGGCCGACCGCGCCGTGATCGACGGCGACCGCCCCGACCTCGCCGCGGTCGTCGAGGACCTCGGCCACCGCGTCGTGAGCGAGACGTGGGTCCGGGAGGTCGGCGACGCGCCGCTTCCGCTCGTCGAGCGATTGGAGGAGGCCGTCGGGACCGTCGACGACGGGCTGCGGCTCGGCGCGGTCGAGCCGGCCGACCCGACCGGGTTCTCGGTCCGCGACCTCCCGGCCGACCTGCTCGCGCGGGCGCAGGGACTCGACGCCGACGCGGCGCGGGAGGCGGTCGAGTCGGTCGCCGTCGCGTTCGACACGGAGCAGGGCGGGACCCGCGCGGCCGGGCAGGTCGCGTTCGCGTCGGCCCCGGACGCGCCGGGGTACGCCGACCTCGTCGCGGCGCTCGCGGGGGTGCTGGAGAGGGGCTACGACGCGGTCGAGGTGCTGTCGGAGCGGAGCGCGGTCGTCGCCCGTGAGACCGCGTTCGACCCGGGGCTGGCGGCCGAGCGAGGCGTTCCCGAGGGACCGGCGTTCGGACGGCTCGCCGACGGCGAGGCGGTCGAGGTCGACGGCGAGACGATCGAGCCGGGCGACGTGTCGCGGACCCGGAGCGACCGGTTCCCGATCGACGCGGCCGCGCTCGACTGATTTTTAAGCGACCCCGACGCCGCGGGTATCGGGTGTGACATCCGTACTCTCGGGGGTGGGCGGCGAACGCCGTCGATTTCGGCGTCCGACCCGCGTCAGACGATCGGGCAAAAATAAATACGTCCGGGTCGCAACGACACCACATAATGGACTCCATCGTAGAGGACGCCATCGACGAAGCCGAAGAGGCCCCCGCAGACGACGCCGGGGGAGCCGGCGAGAGCGCCGCCGGAGGGAGCGCCGGCGCGCCGCCGCAGACCGGGACGATGACCGACGACGAGCTACAGGACGTCCTCCAGGACCTCCAGACGAACATCACGGTCGTCGGCTGCGGGGGTGCCGGCGGCAACACGGTCAACCGAATGCGCGAGGAGGGGATCCACGGCGCGAAGCTGGTCGCCGCGAACACCGACGTCCAGCACCTCGTCAACATCGAGGCCGACACGAAGATCCTCATGGGCCAGCAGAAGACGCAGGGCCGCGGGGCCGGCTCGCTGCCGCAGGTCGGCGAGGAGGCCGCCATCGAGTCCCAAGAGGAGATCCAAGACGCCATCGACGGCTCCGACATGGTGTTCGTCACCGCGGGACTCGGCGGCGGGACGGGGACCGGCTCCGCGCCGGTCGTCGCGAAGGCCGCCCGGGAGTCCGGCGCGCTCACTATCGCCATCGTCACGACCCCCTTCACCGCCGAGGGCGAGGTCCGCCGCACGAACGCCGAGGCCGGCCTCGAACGGCTCCGGGACGTGAGCGACACGGTCATCGTCGTCCCCAACGACCGCCTGCTCGACGCGGTCGGGAAGCTCCCGGTCCGGCAGGCGTTCAAGGTGTCCGACGAGGTGCTGATGCGCTCGGTGAAGGGGATCACGGAGCTCATCAC
This genomic stretch from Halorubrum hochsteinianum harbors:
- the ftsZ gene encoding cell division protein FtsZ — translated: MDSIVEDAIDEAEEAPADDAGGAGESAAGGSAGAPPQTGTMTDDELQDVLQDLQTNITVVGCGGAGGNTVNRMREEGIHGAKLVAANTDVQHLVNIEADTKILMGQQKTQGRGAGSLPQVGEEAAIESQEEIQDAIDGSDMVFVTAGLGGGTGTGSAPVVAKAARESGALTIAIVTTPFTAEGEVRRTNAEAGLERLRDVSDTVIVVPNDRLLDAVGKLPVRQAFKVSDEVLMRSVKGITELITMPGLVNLDFADVRTVMEKGGVAMIGLGESDSDSKAQDSVKSALRSPLLDVDISGANSALVNVTGGTDMSIEEAEGVVEEIYDRIDPDARIIWGTSVDDELEGEMRTMIVVTGVESPQIYGNNGEPPEGDAPSDVEDIDYVE
- a CDS encoding DUF7333 family protein; the encoded protein is MEFDLPRAAAILVLIVAIGAGGLIGAGMMPLQTTLMMVVPSMLVFGAVAFAIGVKHGEFRSTHA
- a CDS encoding D-aminoacyl-tRNA deacylase, which encodes MIAIVVSRADSASAHIGERLLEVGDWEAREDGSLPDAEGGGTYYRTEGFELREFDDLHIRLSDPAAAFDRDPEFLAFVSRHSGETGELLTAHVTGNFGGAEYGGEPESLARAAPGAEKRVVEALAERAPEGYGVGIECTHHGPTDVSVPSLFVELGSDEPQWEDPEAARAVARAVLDLRGTGADLVDAETGTADGDAAARPRHVVGFGGGHYAPRFTRIVRETEWAVGHVGADWALGDLGAPEANRDVIDAAFARSRADRAVIDGDRPDLAAVVEDLGHRVVSETWVREVGDAPLPLVERLEEAVGTVDDGLRLGAVEPADPTGFSVRDLPADLLARAQGLDADAAREAVESVAVAFDTEQGGTRAAGQVAFASAPDAPGYADLVAALAGVLERGYDAVEVLSERSAVVARETAFDPGLAAERGVPEGPAFGRLADGEAVEVDGETIEPGDVSRTRSDRFPIDAAALD
- a CDS encoding calcium/sodium antiporter, whose amino-acid sequence is MLPGSPLVELLLIAGGVALLYAGAELLVSGASDLALAVGLKASTVGVTVVAFATTAPELFVSLLGAVTVSTDIGLGAVVGSNVANIGLVLGVSALIRPLDVSDTVFRRHVPFMVLAALLLVGLGWDGRIGLVDGVVLLGALVAFTAAVLRNVQQNQSAISEAERDEMPDPKARDAAAVVGGIVALVLGSRWLIDGGESLLSAAGFSDIFIGLTVLALGTSLPELAASVVAAVRDEAEFSVGNVVGSNIYNVLAVIGIVAVVTPIGVSPAVRGFEFPALLAFTAVAVAMMAYGERITRVDGAVLVVGYGVFVYLLLP
- a CDS encoding PhzF family phenazine biosynthesis protein, which translates into the protein METRRALLVDAFAAEPLAGNAAGILLDAEGLSDDQMAAVAAELGASETAFRTDGDGATDAGEESDDGEAVDDRLRYFSPSTEVDLCGHATVATYGALFAEGAIDGGERTLRTNVGELTVSVDDDGTVWMRQQAPSVEVVEVDAGRLGAALGIDPAALRDVGADLPVAVASTGLPFLVVPVNFLERLGEADPDDEAIERLSEEFDAAGVYAFTFDTLEGDSTLHGRAFVPSLGISEDPVTGTASGAVGGYLRHVDAFDGDEPDGLRFEQGHFLDRPGHVRVRVEADGVRVGGRTSVALDGEIRIPDDDEDEIIEA